From the genome of Salarias fasciatus chromosome 22, fSalaFa1.1, whole genome shotgun sequence:
acccctctgtcctccctctcacccctctgtcctctcacccctctgtcctccccctcacccctctgtcctccccctcacccctctgtcctccccctcacccctctgtcctccccctcacccctctgtcctccctctcacccctctgtcctccacctcacccctctgtcctccctctcacccctctgtcctccccctcacccctctgtcctccccctcacccctctgtcctccctctcacccctctgtcctctcacccctctgtcctccccctcacccctctgtcctccccctcacccctctgtcctccctctcacccctctgtcctccctctcacccctctgtcctccctctcacccctctgtcctccctctcacccctctgtcctctcacccctctgtcctccacctcacccctctgtcctccctctcacccctctgtcctccctctcacccctctgtcctccccctcacccctctgtcctccctctcacccctctgtcctccacctcacccctctgtcctccctctcacccctctgtcctccccctcacccctctgtcctccccctcacccctctgtcctccctctcacccctctgtcctccctctcacccctctgtcctccctctcacccctctgtcctccctctcacccctctgtcctctcacccctctgtcctccacctcacccctctgtcctccctctcacccctctgtcctccctctcacccctctgtcctccccctcacccctctgtcctccctctcaccCCTGCATTAGCTCAGCCAGGGGATAATCTGATGTTCTGTTCTGCCGTTGAAGCGCAGTGTTGAGATCGTCCACAAGGTGTCGCTGCAGCGTGGTTTTCATAAACAGGGTGACGTTATTCCGCCTGTGAACCTGGAGCCGGTTCACATCGATAGTGAAAGTCCACATCTGGGACAAACTAAagggcagagaggaagagcagcggtGTCGTCCCGGTAAACTCAGGCACAGTGCAGATCCTCACATTTTCCAGTCAgcaaatcccccatgatgcacctcTCTCCAAGTCTCTACAGCCGGATTGGCTCGTTCTCTCCCAGGAGGATGATGAACCCATGAcccgccctgctctgcctctgattggttgaaacgCACTGCAGTGACTGATCTGATTGGTTCATGGCCGTGTTCACCTGCGGCATGAGGACTgaccggccaatcagaggcagagggggcggggccagcatCAGGGAAACCAACACATTTTACCAAAACTATGTGACAATGAGCAAGTAGTACATGTAGATTTTCACTGAACAGTATGGAACGCCACAAGGCtcacaattcgccactaatccaacgcGTCTGATCCTTAAGACGCCGTAAAAAACACCCGTTTTTAATAAAACGGGCGTAAAAAATGCGCGTTTGATTTGTCCAAACGCGTGTATTTCACGCCGCTCTAGTTGAAGGCTGTagaacgccgtaaaaaacgcccGCTTATTAATAAAACGCTGTAAAAAAATGCCAGacgcgttttttacggcgttttTCCAGATGTTAATCAGCTCCGCCCTCTGAAAAACGCAGCCAATaagttcagtgtttctgaagccaatcagcagagagcaaaACATTGGATGGAAACAACGGATCCCAGAGACTCGCCTGCTCGTCTGTGTTATCGTAGCCTGTACTGCGCTGCTGGAGGAAATGGCTaaaattcagaggattaaaatatcGATCTGCACGAATTAAGTATAATCACCGTGACTGAACacgctgtgctctctgctgattggcttcagaaacactgaacttattggctgtttttcagagggcgGAGCTCATTAACATCTGGAAAAACGCCGTAAAAACGCGCGTCCTGCTTGTTTAAAACGCACGTTTTTTTATGCCCGTTTTATTAAAACGGGTGTTTTTTACGGCGTCTTAACGATCAGACGCattggattagtggcgaattgtgactcttCTGGCGTTCCATAGACATGAGAACCCTGACATGCACCTGTTCTCCAGAGACCCCAACCCCACTGGACACAGTGCCGGGTCGGGTTCCACCAGAAACGGGTCAGATTCCAGGGGGACTGGTTCAGGTTCCACGGGGCCCAGGTCAGGTTCCACGGGGACCGGGTAAGGTTCTACCAGACACAGGTCAGGTTCCATGGGGAATGGGTCAGGTTCCAACTGGACCAGGTCCCGTTCCACGTGACACGTGAACCAGGTCAGGTTCCACAGGGACCAGGTCGGGTTCAACTGGGACTGGGTCAGGTTCCACCAGACATGGGGCAGGTTCCACAGGGACTGGGTCAGGTTCCATCGGGACACATGGACCAGGTCAGGTTCCACAGGCCCCGGGTCGGGCTCCACCAGACACAGGGACCGGGTTGATGGTTTTGCCTCCAGAAAAGCTGGAACATGAATCTGTGAGAAGACTGAGGCAgctgagagaaagaggagatcAGAATGTTGAAATACTGGATCTGGACTTTAGTCTGGAGTTCTTCAGTCCCAGACCTGTCCCCAGGCTGCATTTTTACATTCCTTTGTTTTATGTCACTattcctggattttttttaatttaatgttgaGTGTTTTCAACAATAACAGAATTTACTACACTGAAGGGAATCAGCATCATGAGTCTCTACTGAACCTTCCAGTAAACCGGACTGCTGCTTTACAGTctgctggtttacagtctgctgctggtttacagtctgctgcactgcaaaaactgcaaaaattcaaaatcttactaagttcaaaagtcttgttatcagtcaaaatgtctcatctcacttgatttaagataaatttcagatacagagacttatttcttggttcaatattcttatatcaagatcttgttttaagtaaaattcacttgctgcatggacagataatttcactagttttaagagtatttttctttaatttagtgttgatatcttgtatttaggttatccttttttgcagtgtgctgctttacagtctgctggtttacagtctgctgctggtttacagtctgctgctgctttacagTCTGCTGCTTTACAGTCTACAggtttacagtctgctgctggtttacagtctgctgctggttgacagtctgctggtttacagtctgctgctggtttacagtctgctggtttacagtctgctggtttacagtctgctgctggttgacagtctgctggtttacagtctgctgctgctttacagtctgctggtttacagtctgctggtttacagtctgctgctggttgacagtctgctggtttacagtctgctgctgctttacagtctgctggtttacagtctgctggtttacagtctgctgctggtttacagtctgctggtttacagtctgctgcaggtttacagtctgctggtttacagtctgctgctggtttacagtctgctggtttacagtctgctggtttacagtctgctggtttacagtctgctgctggttgacagtctgctggtttacagtctgctgctggtttacagtctgctggtttacagtctgctggtttacagtctgctgctggtttacagtctgctggtttacagtctgctggtttacagtctgctgctggtttacagtctgctggtttacagtctgcagGTTTACAGTCTGCTGTGGGTTTTGTGCTTTTCCTGATCGGGTCTGTCGGCCTGGGTCTACTTCAAGGTTCAGCTAATGCAGCATGGTGTGGAGAAGACAACTGCATTCAGCACCGCTGGTCATGAAAGCAGCGAGGGGGGGCCCGCATCAGGGCCCGCACCGGGACCCGCACCGGGGCCCGCACTAAGGCCCTTATCAAGGCCCGCACCGGGCCCGCTTCAAGGCCCGCATCAGGGCCCGCACCAGGGCCTCACTGTTCCCGCATGAAGGCCCGCACCGGGGCCCGCACTGAGGCCCCTTATCAAGGCCCGCATCGGGGCCCGCATCAAGGCCCGCATCGGGGCCCGCATCAAGGCCCGCATCGGGGCCCCCACAGGTATAGGCCAGCATCTCTTCCCGCTGAAGCAGGATGTGGACTGTGTGATCATGTCACAAtgcatgcattcattcattcattcattcaaacaaacaaTCTGATCTCAGCCAGAAACTGGAATGTCTCTGATCCACGTGATTCataccagaaccagaaccagaaccaggcctCCAGAGCCAGGCCTCCAGAACCAGGCGGGAACAACCAGCATTCTAGAACCAGACCTCCAGAGCCAGATCTGAAGAACAAGATGTGAAAAACCAGACCTCCAATAACCAGATCTTAAGAACCAGGCCTCCAGAACCAGATCTTAAGAGCAAGATGTGAAAAACCAGACCTCCAATAACCAGATCTTAAGAACCAGGCCTCCAGAACCAGATCTTAAGAACCAGGCCTCCAGAACCAGATCTTAAGAACCAGGCCTCCAGAACCAGATCCAAACAAACCAGCCCAGGATAACCGGACCTAAATTACCAGACATGAAGAAACAactgtttccagcagcagctgttatCAGGTGTTCCAGcaccacagacagagacacagaacagccacacacacacacacagactccctctctctctctctctctctctctctctctctctctgtctctctgtctctctctctctctctctgtctctctctctctctctctcacacacacacacacacacacgcacatacacgcgcgcgcgcgcacacacacacacacacacacacacacacacacacacacacacacacacacacacacacacacacactatgctGAGGTAACCcaaagctgctgttttcacagcagCTATCGGTGTAAGGTGTTTCGGTACCACGAAGACAGAGcagcgtccacacacacacacacacacacacacacacacacacacacacacacacacacacacacacatacacacacacacacacacacacacacacgcacgcacgcacaggtgcaggctgtgtgtgagcaggtgcAGTGAGGGACACGCTGCCTCCTGTAGTAATTGCCGTGTTCCTACATGTGGAACACCGGAACATTAGAACATGTGAGAACGTGACAGCTGCTCCGTCCCGCCATCCGCACCCCGGACCGACAGGAGGAGCATCAAACCGCGGAGCGAggaccagagccaggaccagcaccaggaccaggaccagcaccagcaccaggacccGCTGCTGCATGTCACGGGTCTCAGCCTATGGGATCATACTCACAGTGGACGCTCTCAGCTcggggaccgggaccgggaccgggaccgggaccgggaccgggactcGGCTCCACGGACACGTCTGTAATCCTGTCAGCCCGGAGAGCCGCCTGCAGAGccgctggacacacactcactcacacacacactcacacacctgacacacactgacgttACTCCGTGTAACTGACGTTACCCCCCGCCCGCACGCACTCCGTGGTGACGTCACTCTAAGATGCTGCCTTCACGTCCTGTAGGAAAATATCCGCAcggtcaactttttttttcttctttttttctttttttaatcaatagcTTTACTGACTTGTGTATATTGTGCTTGATTTTTATTGACATGATTGTTTGATTCTGACCTTCATTATTATTGTATTGCATTGTTATATCTATTCTTATCATAACTACTATATTATTCAAAATGTACAATCactattatgattattattgctgttattatcttttaatcatcacagtattgctgtttcatattattattatattaaatttgattttgattcatactgagTTTGAAAATTATAAATCCCATAAACAGTAAAGCCTCGGacgcaacatctgtctcattaaaaccatctgcatcTCTGCAAACTGCTATGAACTATACAACTATGAACTACATGGTTTCTTGATGATGTTCTGTTCTGGCCATGTCCtccagcatcagtgtctctcTTCCAGATTCAGTCTGACcttcctccagtcttcttcCAGCATCTTCTTCTGGTCAGGTTTAGCGTCCACTGAAGTCAGCCTCCTCtaggaaaaataaaagctgcagttCTTACAATTTCGacctgaaaaaaattaaaaataaaactgaggaaATAGAGATCTGAAAGCTCAAAATGTATCAGACTTAATAATATGATAATTTCATGTGAGTTTTTCTAACAGTAATGTTCGTGGTTTGTTACAAAACATGATCAGCTGGACTaagaaatgtgtgtatttaatgtatttcagcTAACAGAGGATCTCAGGTTAGTTATTTCTCCAGTAAGCAGCTGTAAGCAGCAGTAACATGTTGAATAATGTAAAGTCAGCTGTAATTTCTGTGAAGAACCTGGAGGCAGAGTGGAGGATTCACTCTACCCCATCTGGGTTTACTTCACTGTTTAACGAGCAGCTCTCTCCATGCTATTCTTTCTAAACTCTTTACCAGTGAAAAGTGATTCTACAGTATCTCGTTTATAGAACATCCAGAGGAACAGACAATCCAGCATCTTTTCCAGTGATATTGTATTagactttgtttttaaaacatccaagCATCCTGTGTCAGAGCCACACGGGAatgtttttaacaaatcaaatcGTTTGGAAATCTGTGAAACATTCAGTGAATAATTCCACTTTAAGACGAAGGAGAAGCGCTGACCTCATACACGGCTGCTTCTCTGAGCCCCtctccaagatggccgccactcAGGCACGTCTCTCCAGCAGCCAGGCGTCTACCTGTATGATGTCTCTGGGCTCCCtcttctctgattggctgaggggGGTCAGGTGGTCTGGAGGGACCTCCACTGGTTCTACACTCCTCCATGTAGTCCTACAGCTCACGATACTGAGAGGATTAAACCTTTGACCTCCATGACTGAGAGGTCAGCAggtcacaggacacacacagaactCTGGACACCAGCAGCTCCCAGGGGTCCAGACCCAGTTTAACAGGttgctttatttcattcactGTTTCAGAGAAACAACGAAGCTCTGCAGCCCCCCCTGCTGGACGCCTTAAGAAAAGACAGAGCAGTGAACCAGGGACACAGTAAGAGGGAGAGTCCAGTTCTGCAGaaggtctcctcctctgagtacccccccccccaccccacccccctgtagAGGCTGGAAACAACAACACCTTCAGCAGGAAGACGCAGACACCGAATCCAAAGATGAACTTTAATGGAGGTGAAATCAAGCATAAATAAAACATCGTTCTGAGGGATTCACAGCCGACAGTTTCTGAGGTGACGGATTCTCCCAGAGTCACCAGGGGGCAGCGAAGGGGGGAAGCTGGTCGTTGACAACGTCCTGCACCGAAGGACCGAGAGCGGCTTGACCAGTCAGGACTCAGCATCCCGCTGAAGATGGAAAGGATCCAGCTCCTAGTTCACGTCCACAACGAGAGCAAGAACAGAACGACGCTCCTCCAGAGGCCCTCAGAATGAAGACGCTAGCGGCCCCTCTAGCGGCCCCTCTAGCGGCTCATTTAGCGGCCCCTCTAGTGGCCCCTCTAGCAGCCCCTCTAGCGGCCCCTCTAGCGGCCCCTCTAGCGGCTCCTCTACCAGCCCCTCTAGCGGTCCCTCTAGCGGCTCCTTTAGCGGCCCCTCTAGTGGCCCCTCTAGCAGCCCCTCTAGCGGTCCCTCTAGCGGCTCCTTTAGCGGCCCCTCTAGTGGCCCCTCTAGCAGCCCCTCTAGCGGTCCCTCTAGCGGCCCCTCTAGCGGCCCCTCTAGCGGCCCCTCTAGCGGCCCCTCTAGCGGCCCCTCTAGTGGCCCCTCTAGCAGCCCCTCTAGCGGTCCCTCTAGCGGCCCCTCTAGCGGTCCCTCTAGCGGCTCCTTTAGCGGCCCCTCTAGCAGCCCCTCTAGCGGCCCCTCTAGCGGCCCCTCTAGCGGCCCCTCTAGCGGCTCCTCTAGAAGCCCCTCTAGCAGCCCCTCTGGCGGTCCCTCTAGCGGCCCCTCTAGCGGTCCCTCTAGCGGTCCCTCTAGCGGCTCCTCTAGAAGCCCCTCTAGCGGCCCCTCTATCGGCTCCTCTAGAAGCCCCTCTAGCGGCTCCTCTAGAAGCCCCTCTAGCGGCCCCTCTAGCGGCTCCTCTAGAAGCCCCTCTAGCGGCTCCTCTAGAAGTCCCTCTAGCGGCCCCTCTAGCGGCCGCCGGCCGTCACAGGCTCCGGCTACGGTGATGCTGCGCCACCGGCCCTTGCTGCTGCCGCTCCTTGCCCTGCCGCTCGGACCTCCGGGGCTCCTCGGGGTCGCTCAGGTCCTCCAGGTGTTCCACAGAGTCACACTTCTCCAGGTCGGAGGCGATGGTCTGCAGGCTGAGGACGGAGGTGCAGTCGGAGCCGGCCCGCTCCCTCCGCCCCCAGCCGCTCTCCCGGTGCCGCTCCACCCACAGCCGGGTCTTCTCCCCCTCCGTCCAGTCGCCGACCCGAaccccggccccggcccggACCTCGGCCTCGGCCCCCACCGGGGAGCTCCTCCCCCCGCGGATggccccgctccggccccgctGGGCGTGGATCTGCTCGCTGATCTGCTCCAGGTTCCTCAGAGCCACGGAGTACTGGGTCTTCACGCCggacacctgctcctccagctggaccaCCTTGGACTTATGTTCCTGGGACGGAGACAGGAGACACTTTCACCCCGTAACAAGTCACAAACTCACACTGTATGGTCTTCAGGCTTTCAGGCGGCCTCAGGAACATAATTCAGATCAGTGCAGGGTTCAGAAAGACCTGTGGAAGTCCTCACTCTTCACCACAGCTCAGCACTGCAGCCACAAACAGGAAttagcccctccctctggagatagcccctccctctggagatagcccctccctctgaaAGTGGAGACTTTCTTCAGTGATGTACTGAATAAAGGTAGTATATGAAAACCCTCACAGCTAGCAGGAGCTAGCAGGAGCTAGCATTAGCGACCAAAGGAACATGTTTgatatttcttcttctccatgtCCAGGAGTCTCTCCTTCTGGGTCACATTCTGGTTCAAACTGGTTGAACGACATGTTTCTAGAGCCATAGACATTAATCCACTGTAAACATTAGCACAGGTGTTTCAGATCAAGTGGTTTCCCTGTTGACCGTTGACCTGGTTTGAGCTCCTAACAGCAGATGCTGAATTAGACCCACAATGCTGGCTAACAGCTTCAGCAGCGACAGATTCCTGTTGGCGTTTTAACATGTTGGCGGCAGCAACAGGGTGCAATGAAGGCTGTTGGTCACCAGTGAACAGGGTGACCGCTTAATCTGAAACACCAAAAAGCTGCATCTTCTCCCTGAGGCGGTCCTGGAGTGAGCAGAGACGGACAGAAACAGGCTGTTCTCAGAAGAACCCATTCAAGAGACTGGCGTTCAGGACCAAGGCTGATTCAGGAAGACACTGAAAACCAGGAACACGCTGAAAGGCTGGATCATCTGGGACCTCTGAAGACTCAGTCTGGGCCCAGTGCCTGCTCCCGGACAGCTGCAGGCCTCGGAGGACCGTCAGAGGCCCAACGCTTGTGCCGGCGGTTTGTGACGCCTCAGAGGGTGGATGGTGGTTCTCCACCCCACATTGTGTCCTCTGATCTGAAAACCTCATCAAGAAATGTAACCCACTCACACAAAACTGTGGCTTCTGTTGCTGGTATCACATTTGACAGTTACTGATGATATCTGATCCTTTTGTGGGCTGTCGAGGCTGATTGGCTGCTCCGAGCTCTGGAACTCCAACAGGCTTCCACCTCAGCTTCATCTGCCTGCTTTGGATTTTTAATCCGGTATAAATGATGAGACTATGATTTGTGTGTCCTGTCTGAACACACCGGTggccacacacacctccaggatGTGGTTGAACTGAGCCTTGAGCTCAAAGTAAGGTTTGGACTTGAGGATGAGCTTCTTCAGAGTCTTCTGCAGCGTCTGGACCTGAGCCTCCGCCTCCTGACACAGCTGGGTGACCCTCTGGTGCTCCCGCTCACTGCGGAgacgctcctcctccgcctcgttcacctgctctcacacacacacacacacacacacacacacgcacacgcacaccatGATGTGATGATATGAAGATGTAGTGTGATGACGTAATGTGATGATGTAATGCAGGAGTGCTCAATCCTGTTCCTGGACAGCCCCTATCCAGCGTGTTTtcgttctctccctgcttcaacacacctgtaTGCAGTTATTGTGTCGTCACCAAGCAGCTAAAAAATACAAGGATGAGCCTGTCGTTGCATTCAGGTGTGTTAAAGCAAGGAGAGAATcaaaaaacatgctggataggggctctccaggaacagacTGAGCACCTCTGGTGTAATATGATGATGTAGTGTGATGACATGGTGTGATGTGATGATGTCATGTGATGATGTAGTGTGATGACATGATGGAATGTGATGGTGTAACGTGATGGTGTAGTGTGATGACATGGTGTGATGTGATGATGTAACGTGATGGTGTAATGTGATGGTGTAGTGTGATGGTGTAGTGTGATGGTGTAGTGTGATGGTGTAGTGTGATGGTGTAATGTGATGGTGTAGTGTGATGGTGTAGTGTGATGGTGTGATGTGATGGTGTAATGTGATGGTGTAGTGTGATGGTGTAGTGTGATGACATGGTGTGATGTGATGATGTAGTGTGATGACATGATGGAATGTGATGGTGTAATGTGATGGTGTAGTGTGATGGTGTAGTGTGATGGTGTAATGTGATGGTGTAGTGTGATGGTGTAATGTGATGGTGTAATGTGATGGTGTAATGTGATGGTGTAATGTGATGGTGTAGTGTGATGACATGGTGTGATGTGATGGTGTAGTGTGATGACATGGTGTGATGTGATGGTGTAGTGTGATGACATGATGGAATGTGATGGTGTAGTGTGATGGTGTAGTGTGATGACATGGTGTAATGTGATGGTGTAGTGTGATGGTGTAGTGTGATGGTGTAGTGTGATGACATGGTGTAATGTGATGGTGTAGTGTGATGGTGTAGTGTGATGGTGTAGTGTGATGACATGGTGTGATGTGACTGTACCTTGGCGGTGGCGTGGTTGAGCATCTCCTGCCAGGTGGGGTCCATGGTGTTCTTGTCAGCCAGCAGGCCCTGCTCCGCCACATACACCATCTCTCTGGCGGCGGTGTGCATGGACACGGCGCGCTCGTAACGCAGAGCCGCCTTCTGGGTCTCCTGCTGGGCCTAGGGGGCCGTGGGGGAACAGAGGAACCAGCTCCTCTTTATTCTGATAACAGCAGACAC
Proteins encoded in this window:
- the LOC115409042 gene encoding SH3 domain-binding protein 5-like produces the protein MNTGPLGESSAEPRRPAAAAREETPGDEAQGGESSAGTRPEDAGSGSRHEPGEEEQDGRYEEELDPRIQKELEHLNQASAEINKLELQLDDARSSYRRILTDSARRLNAQGSQLGACIEKARPYYEARRLAKEAQQETQKAALRYERAVSMHTAAREMVYVAEQGLLADKNTMDPTWQEMLNHATAKVNEAEEERLRSEREHQRVTQLCQEAEAQVQTLQKTLKKLILKSKPYFELKAQFNHILEEHKSKVVQLEEQVSGVKTQYSVALRNLEQISEQIHAQRGRSGAIRGGRSSPVGAEAEVRAGAGVRVGDWTEGEKTRLWVERHRESGWGRRERAGSDCTSVLSLQTIASDLEKCDSVEHLEDLSDPEEPRRSERQGKERQQQGPVAQHHRSRSL